A genomic window from Meleagris gallopavo isolate NT-WF06-2002-E0010 breed Aviagen turkey brand Nicholas breeding stock unplaced genomic scaffold, Turkey_5.1 ChrUn_random_7180001921634, whole genome shotgun sequence includes:
- the LOC104916551 gene encoding claw keratin-like, whose amino-acid sequence MSCSSLCAPACGVAAPAPLADSYNEPCVRQCPDSTVVIQPPASVVTFPGPILSSFPQNAVVGSAGVPAVGSGLGGTFGRSAGFGGYGGLGGYGGSYGLGGFGGYGGFGSCGYGSWGRGHRYLSGSCGPC is encoded by the coding sequence ATGTCCTGCTCCAGCCTGTGTGCCCCTGCCTGTGGGGTGGCCGCCCCGGCCCCACTGGCTGACAGCTACAACGAGCCCTGCGTGCGCCAGTGCCCCGACTCCACTGTGGTGATCCAACCCCCGGCCTCCGTGGTCACCTTCCCCGggcccatcctcagctccttcccgcagaacGCTGTGGTTGGCTCAGCAGGAGTGCCCGCCGTTGGATCTGGCTTGGGTGGCACCTTTGGACGTAGTGCCGGCTTTGGGGGCTATGGAGGCCTGGGAGGCTATGGAGGCTCTTATGGCCTTGGGGGCTTTGGGGGCTATGGAGGCTTTGGCAGCTGTGGATATGGTAGCTGGGGCCGAGGCCACAGGTATCTCAGCGGCAGCTGTGGGCCCTGCTAA